One Tenrec ecaudatus isolate mTenEca1 chromosome 12, mTenEca1.hap1, whole genome shotgun sequence DNA segment encodes these proteins:
- the SNN gene encoding stannin yields the protein MSIVDHSPTTGVVTVIVILIAIAALGALILGCWCYLRLQRIGQSEDEESIVGDGETKEPFLLVQYSAKGPCVERKAKLTPNGPEVHG from the coding sequence ATGTCGATCGTGGACCACAGCCCCACCACAGGCGTGGTCACTGTCATCGTCATCCTCATCGCCATCGCTGCCCTGGGGGCCCTGATCCTGGGCTGCTGGTGCTACCTCCGGCTGCAGCGCATCGGCCAGTCAGAGGACGAGGAGAGCATCGTGGGTGATGGCGAGACCAAGGAGCCCTTCCTGCTGGTGCAGTACTCTGCCAAGGGGCCATGCGTCGAGCGGAAGGCCAAACTGACCCCCAATGGGCCTGAAGTGCATGGCTGA